A region from the Variovorax paradoxus genome encodes:
- the queC gene encoding 7-cyano-7-deazaguanine synthase QueC, with amino-acid sequence MPLHTTALVLFSGGQDSTTCLADALSKYQRVETLGFDYGQRHRVELDVRGTILAKMRERFPDWAPRLGEDHVLTLAALAQLGGSSLTEEVAFEMQADGLPNTFVPGRNLLFLTLAGALAYRRGLQVIVTGVCETDFSGYPDCRDDTMKAMQLALSLGLERRLVIETPLMWIDKAETWQMAHRLGGEPLVDLIVEETHTCYLGDREHRQAWGYGCGECPACDLRKKGWERYASRPLQS; translated from the coding sequence ATGCCCCTGCACACCACCGCCCTCGTCCTGTTCTCCGGCGGCCAGGATTCGACCACCTGCCTCGCGGACGCGCTTTCCAAGTACCAGCGCGTCGAGACGCTGGGTTTCGACTATGGCCAGCGGCACCGCGTCGAGCTCGACGTGCGCGGCACCATCCTCGCGAAGATGCGCGAGCGCTTTCCCGACTGGGCACCGCGCCTGGGCGAAGACCACGTGCTCACGCTCGCGGCGCTGGCCCAGCTCGGCGGCTCCTCGCTCACGGAGGAAGTGGCCTTCGAGATGCAGGCCGATGGGCTGCCCAACACCTTCGTGCCCGGCCGCAACCTGCTGTTCCTCACGCTGGCCGGTGCGCTGGCCTACCGGCGCGGCCTGCAGGTGATCGTCACCGGCGTCTGCGAGACCGACTTCTCGGGCTACCCCGACTGCCGCGACGACACCATGAAGGCGATGCAGCTCGCGCTCTCGCTCGGTCTGGAGCGCCGCCTGGTCATCGAGACGCCGCTGATGTGGATCGACAAGGCCGAGACCTGGCAGATGGCGCACCGCCTGGGCGGCGAGCCGCTGGTCGATCTCATCGTGGAAGAAACCCACACCTGCTACCTCGGCGACCGCGAGCATCGCCAGGCCTGGGGCTACGGCTGCGGCGAGTGCCCCGCCTGTGACCTGCGCAAGAAGGGCTGGGAGCGCTACGCCTCGCGCCCCCTGCAATCCTAG
- the gspF gene encoding type II secretion system inner membrane protein GspF, producing MPAYSFEAIDASGQSREGVLEADTARSARSLLRAQALIPLSVTPVGSSHVNGTGNGGLRRWLGGGARIFSSTGLAVWTRQLAGLVSSGLPLERALTALTDEAETEPQRNLVASLRAEVNAGSPFARALAAHPREFSPIYTAVIGAGEQSGNLGLVLDRLADDLEERQALQQKLIGAALYPAIVTLVAIVIVIFLVSYVVPQVAQVFAGTKRSLPFLTTVMLSLSAAVRNYGWWMLGGVVLAAIAARLALAQEAFRLKFDAAWLRLPLVGKLARGYNAARFASTLAMLATAGVPILRALQAASETLGNRAMRADALDALVLVREGAPLASALAQKKRFPGLVSMFARLGEQTGTLPLMLQRAANQLGAEVQRRAMHLATILEPLLIVAMGGVVMLIVLAVMLPIIQLNQFVK from the coding sequence ATGCCCGCCTATTCCTTCGAAGCCATCGATGCCAGCGGCCAGTCGCGCGAAGGCGTGCTCGAGGCCGACACCGCGCGCAGCGCCCGCAGCCTGCTGCGCGCGCAGGCGCTCATTCCGCTGTCGGTCACACCGGTGGGCAGCAGCCACGTCAACGGCACCGGCAATGGCGGCCTGCGCCGCTGGCTGGGCGGCGGCGCGAGGATCTTCAGCTCGACCGGTCTTGCGGTCTGGACGCGTCAGCTCGCGGGCCTCGTGTCCTCCGGCCTGCCGCTCGAACGCGCGCTGACCGCGCTCACCGACGAAGCCGAGACCGAGCCGCAGCGCAACCTGGTCGCGTCGCTGCGCGCCGAGGTCAACGCGGGCTCGCCTTTCGCGCGTGCGCTCGCGGCCCATCCGCGCGAGTTCTCGCCCATCTACACGGCAGTGATCGGCGCGGGCGAGCAGAGCGGCAACCTCGGCCTCGTGCTCGACCGGCTCGCCGACGACTTGGAGGAGCGGCAGGCGCTGCAGCAGAAGCTCATCGGCGCCGCGCTTTATCCGGCCATCGTCACGCTGGTGGCGATCGTGATCGTGATCTTTCTCGTGAGCTACGTGGTGCCGCAGGTGGCGCAGGTGTTCGCGGGCACCAAGCGCTCGCTCCCCTTCCTCACCACCGTCATGCTGTCGCTGAGCGCGGCGGTGCGCAACTACGGGTGGTGGATGCTGGGCGGCGTGGTGCTCGCCGCCATCGCTGCGCGGTTGGCATTGGCGCAGGAGGCCTTCCGCCTGAAGTTCGATGCCGCCTGGCTCCGGCTGCCGCTGGTGGGCAAGCTCGCGCGCGGCTACAACGCGGCGCGCTTTGCCAGCACGCTGGCCATGCTGGCCACCGCCGGGGTGCCGATCCTGCGCGCGCTGCAGGCAGCTTCCGAAACGCTGGGCAACCGCGCCATGCGCGCGGATGCGCTCGACGCACTGGTGCTGGTGCGCGAAGGCGCGCCGCTGGCCTCGGCACTGGCGCAGAAAAAACGCTTTCCCGGACTGGTCTCGATGTTCGCGCGCCTGGGCGAGCAGACCGGCACGCTGCCGCTGATGCTGCAGCGCGCGGCCAACCAGCTGGGCGCCGAAGTGCAGCGCCGCGCGATGCACCTGGCCACTATCCTCGAGCCCCTCTTGATCGTGGCCATGGGCGGCGTGGTGATGCTCATTGTGCTGGCGGTGATGCTGCCTATCATCCAGCTCAACCAGTTCGTCAAGTAA
- a CDS encoding GspE/PulE family protein — protein sequence MRHPLPYAFARSQQLLLEAADDGSHTLWMSSHPSRSAVGEVTRKYGVQAFEVLADGPLAQRISAAYAQGESSAAAVVSEVQSDADLSRMMQELPAVEDLLESAGDAPIIRMLNALLTQAARDGASDIHIEPYERTSSVRFRIDGTLREVVQPNRALHAALISRLKIMADLDISEKRLPQDGRISLRIGTRAVDVRVSTLPSAHGERAVLRLLDKTESKLTLESVGMQGDTLARFEKLISQPHGIILVTGPTGSGKTTTLYAALARLDASRSNIMTVEDPIEYELPGVGQTQINAKIELTFAKALRAILRQDPDVIMIGEIRDFETAQIAIQASLTGHLVLATLHTNDSVSAVTRLTDMGVEPFLLSSSLLGVLAQRLVRKVCTACGGAGCDVCGQTGYQGRTGIFELLVANDEVQALIHGKAAESRLFEAGARGGLRSMREDGERLVQTGITSRAELVRVTRE from the coding sequence ATGAGACACCCCCTGCCCTACGCGTTCGCACGCAGCCAGCAGCTGCTGCTCGAAGCAGCCGACGACGGCAGCCACACGCTGTGGATGTCGAGCCATCCCTCGCGCAGCGCGGTCGGCGAGGTCACGCGCAAATACGGTGTGCAGGCCTTCGAGGTGCTGGCCGACGGCCCGCTCGCGCAGCGCATCAGCGCGGCCTATGCGCAGGGCGAATCGAGCGCCGCCGCGGTGGTGAGCGAGGTGCAGAGCGACGCCGACCTCTCGCGCATGATGCAGGAGCTGCCGGCGGTGGAAGACCTGCTGGAAAGCGCCGGCGACGCGCCCATCATCCGCATGCTCAACGCGCTGCTCACGCAGGCCGCGCGCGACGGCGCAAGCGACATCCACATCGAGCCCTACGAGCGCACCTCGTCCGTGCGCTTTCGCATCGACGGCACGCTGCGCGAGGTGGTGCAGCCCAACCGCGCGCTGCACGCCGCGCTGATCTCGCGCCTGAAGATCATGGCCGACCTCGACATCTCCGAGAAGCGGCTGCCGCAGGACGGACGCATCAGCCTGCGCATCGGCACGCGCGCGGTCGACGTGCGCGTCTCCACGCTGCCAAGCGCGCATGGCGAGCGCGCGGTGCTGCGCCTCCTGGACAAGACCGAATCGAAGCTCACGCTCGAATCGGTCGGCATGCAGGGCGACACGCTCGCGCGCTTCGAGAAGCTCATTTCGCAGCCGCACGGCATCATCCTGGTGACCGGCCCCACGGGCTCGGGCAAGACCACCACGCTGTACGCCGCGCTGGCGCGGCTGGACGCCAGCCGCAGCAACATCATGACGGTGGAAGACCCGATCGAATACGAGCTGCCGGGCGTGGGCCAGACGCAGATCAACGCCAAGATCGAGCTCACCTTCGCGAAGGCATTGCGCGCCATCCTGCGGCAGGACCCGGACGTGATCATGATCGGCGAAATCCGCGACTTCGAAACCGCGCAGATCGCCATCCAGGCCTCGCTCACCGGCCACCTCGTGCTTGCGACGCTGCACACCAATGACTCGGTCAGCGCCGTCACGCGGCTGACCGACATGGGCGTGGAGCCGTTCCTCTTGAGCTCGTCGCTTTTGGGCGTGCTCGCGCAGCGCCTGGTGCGCAAGGTCTGCACGGCCTGCGGCGGCGCCGGCTGCGATGTGTGCGGGCAAACCGGCTACCAGGGCCGCACCGGCATCTTCGAACTGCTGGTGGCCAACGACGAAGTGCAGGCGCTCATTCATGGCAAGGCCGCCGAGAGCCGACTCTTCGAAGCCGGCGCGCGCGGCGGCCTGCGCTCGATGCGCGAGGACGGCGAGCGGCTGGTGCAGACCGGCATTACCTCGCGCGCCGAGCTGGTGCGGGTCACGCGCGAATAG
- a CDS encoding phosphocholine-specific phospholipase C, with product MNSRRKFLTGTATTGAAALALSAFPPSIRRALAIPANNKTGTIKDVEHIVILMQENRSFDHYFGTLMGVRGFGDRFTIPLPQGRGVWQQLDDAGKEVLPYHLDGSKGNAQRVAGTPHSWSDGQAAWAGGRMYEWVRYKKTRTAPFTQSMGYLEEAELPFQFALANAFTLCDAYHCSMHTGTNSNRMFLWTGTNGPTGANVATVNNEWDSIDSSANGYSWKTYPERLQEAKVSWMVYQNMPENFGDNSLAGFRQYRLANEASGKPVSNDVASPAYDPASDDAGNPLYKGIANTMPDGGFLEQFRQDIKNGKLPQVSWIVAPATYSEHPGPSSPVQGGWYIQETLDALTAVPEVWSKTVLFINFDENDGYFDHIPSPAAPSINADGTPAGKTTLPPEALKPEYFNHPNPPGTTDQPPPDGRVYGPGVRVPMYVVSPWSRGGWVNSQAFDHTSVLRFVEARFGVKETNISDFRRAVCGDLTSAFNFVSPNSEALPALAGRKTKAQADQLRADQEALSQVALPLDPLLPRQAAGTRPSRALPYELHTSARADAVNGKLQLIFANTGTASAVFHVYDKLNLDRLPRRYLVEPGKTLDDAWNATRDDSGFYDLWVLGPNGFHRHFKGDLNALRAGGVAVPEVRVCYDIANGNVYLEMRNDGKNACKFSVRAKAYRTDGPWTATVEGGAKAELHWDLSASGAWYDFAVACDADTSFVRRFAGRVETGRHSVSDPAMGLADL from the coding sequence ATGAACTCACGCCGCAAATTCCTGACAGGCACCGCCACCACCGGTGCTGCCGCGCTCGCGCTCTCGGCCTTTCCGCCGAGCATCCGCCGCGCACTCGCCATTCCCGCCAACAACAAGACCGGCACCATCAAGGACGTGGAGCACATCGTCATCCTGATGCAGGAGAACCGCTCGTTCGACCACTACTTCGGCACGCTCATGGGCGTGCGCGGCTTCGGCGACCGCTTCACCATTCCGCTGCCCCAGGGCCGTGGCGTCTGGCAGCAACTCGACGATGCCGGCAAGGAAGTGCTGCCCTACCATCTCGACGGTTCGAAGGGCAATGCGCAGCGCGTGGCCGGCACGCCGCACAGCTGGAGCGACGGCCAGGCTGCGTGGGCCGGCGGGCGCATGTACGAATGGGTGCGCTACAAGAAAACCAGGACGGCGCCTTTCACGCAATCGATGGGCTACCTCGAAGAAGCGGAACTGCCGTTCCAGTTCGCACTGGCCAACGCCTTCACGCTCTGCGACGCGTACCACTGCAGCATGCACACCGGCACCAATTCGAACCGCATGTTCCTCTGGACCGGCACCAACGGCCCCACGGGCGCGAACGTGGCCACGGTCAACAACGAGTGGGATTCGATCGACAGCTCGGCCAACGGCTACAGCTGGAAGACCTATCCCGAGCGGCTGCAGGAAGCCAAGGTGAGCTGGATGGTCTACCAGAACATGCCCGAGAACTTCGGCGACAACTCGCTGGCCGGCTTCAGGCAATACCGGCTCGCGAACGAAGCCTCCGGCAAGCCCGTGAGCAACGACGTGGCCTCTCCCGCCTACGACCCGGCCAGCGACGACGCCGGCAATCCGCTCTACAAGGGCATTGCCAACACCATGCCCGACGGCGGCTTTCTCGAGCAGTTCCGCCAGGACATCAAGAACGGCAAGCTGCCCCAGGTGTCGTGGATCGTCGCGCCCGCGACCTATTCGGAGCACCCCGGCCCGTCGAGCCCGGTGCAGGGCGGCTGGTACATCCAGGAAACGCTCGATGCGCTCACCGCCGTGCCCGAGGTGTGGAGCAAGACCGTGCTGTTCATCAACTTCGACGAGAACGACGGCTATTTCGATCACATTCCTTCGCCGGCCGCGCCTTCCATCAACGCCGACGGAACGCCCGCGGGAAAGACCACGCTGCCGCCCGAAGCGCTCAAGCCCGAGTACTTCAATCACCCGAATCCGCCCGGCACCACCGACCAGCCGCCGCCCGACGGCCGCGTCTACGGCCCCGGCGTGCGTGTGCCGATGTATGTGGTGTCGCCCTGGAGCCGCGGCGGCTGGGTCAACTCGCAGGCCTTCGACCACACCTCGGTGCTGCGCTTCGTCGAGGCGCGCTTCGGGGTGAAGGAGACCAACATCAGCGATTTCCGCCGCGCCGTGTGCGGCGATCTCACGAGCGCCTTCAATTTCGTTTCTCCGAACAGCGAAGCACTGCCGGCACTCGCAGGCCGAAAGACCAAGGCGCAGGCCGACCAACTGCGCGCCGACCAGGAGGCGCTGTCGCAGGTGGCACTGCCGCTCGACCCGCTGCTGCCACGCCAGGCCGCCGGCACGCGCCCCTCGCGCGCGCTGCCCTACGAGCTGCACACGAGTGCCCGCGCCGATGCCGTGAACGGCAAGCTCCAGCTGATCTTCGCGAACACCGGCACCGCCAGCGCGGTGTTCCACGTCTACGACAAGCTCAACCTCGACCGCCTGCCGCGCCGCTACCTGGTCGAACCCGGCAAGACGCTCGACGATGCATGGAACGCGACGCGCGACGACAGCGGTTTCTATGATCTGTGGGTGCTCGGGCCCAATGGCTTTCACCGCCACTTCAAGGGCGACCTGAACGCGCTTCGCGCCGGCGGCGTGGCCGTGCCCGAGGTGCGCGTGTGCTACGACATCGCCAACGGCAACGTGTACCTGGAAATGCGCAACGACGGCAAGAACGCCTGCAAGTTCAGCGTGCGCGCCAAGGCCTACCGAACCGACGGCCCGTGGACCGCGACGGTGGAAGGCGGCGCCAAGGCCGAGCTGCACTGGGATCTGTCGGCGAGCGGCGCGTGGTACGACTTTGCCGTGGCCTGCGATGCGGACACGAGCTTCGTGCGCCGCTTTGCCGGCCGCGTCGAGACCGGCCGGCACTCGGTGAGCGACCCGGCCATGGGTCTGGCCGATCTCTGA
- a CDS encoding 5'-nucleotidase, translating into MPVTLEDKLVVAISSRALFNLEEENRIFEAGDNEGYMKLQLDRIDVPAAPGIAYSLIRKLLRFNDDGVQRVEVVILSRNDPVSGMRIFRSSAAADIKLQRGVFTQGRPPFGYLRPLRAHLFLSVNAQDVREALSAGFPAARVLVESVKASDAWPNEVRIAFDGDAVLFSDEAERVFQAEGLDAFQAHELSKADLPLPEGPFKPLLMALHRLQMAGNAQMRIRTALVTARSAPAHERAIRTLMKWNIRVDEAMFLGGLPKGEFLREFEPDFFFDDQTGHVDAAARHVPAGHVSSGISNER; encoded by the coding sequence ATGCCCGTCACGCTCGAAGACAAACTCGTGGTCGCGATCTCGTCGCGCGCGCTGTTCAACCTCGAAGAAGAGAACAGGATCTTCGAGGCCGGCGACAACGAGGGCTACATGAAGCTGCAGCTCGACCGCATCGACGTGCCGGCCGCGCCGGGCATCGCGTACTCGCTGATCCGCAAGCTGCTGCGCTTCAACGACGACGGCGTGCAGCGCGTCGAGGTGGTGATCCTCTCGCGCAACGATCCGGTCTCGGGCATGCGGATCTTCCGCTCGAGCGCGGCCGCCGACATCAAGCTGCAGCGCGGCGTGTTCACGCAGGGGCGGCCGCCCTTCGGCTATCTGCGGCCGCTGCGCGCGCACCTGTTCCTCTCGGTCAATGCGCAGGACGTGCGCGAAGCGCTCAGCGCGGGTTTTCCGGCCGCGCGGGTGCTGGTCGAATCGGTGAAGGCCAGCGATGCATGGCCCAACGAAGTTCGCATTGCCTTCGACGGCGATGCGGTGCTGTTCTCCGACGAGGCCGAGCGCGTGTTCCAGGCCGAGGGCCTCGACGCCTTCCAGGCGCACGAGCTCAGCAAGGCCGACCTGCCGCTGCCCGAAGGTCCCTTCAAGCCGCTGCTGATGGCGCTGCATCGCCTGCAGATGGCAGGTAACGCGCAGATGCGCATCCGCACTGCGCTGGTCACCGCGCGCAGCGCCCCGGCGCACGAGCGCGCGATCCGCACGCTCATGAAGTGGAACATCCGCGTCGACGAGGCGATGTTCCTCGGCGGCCTTCCGAAGGGTGAATTCCTGCGCGAGTTCGAACCCGATTTCTTCTTCGACGACCAGACCGGCCACGTCGATGCCGCGGCACGCCACGTGCCCGCGGGCCACGTCTCGAGCGGCATCAGCAACGAGCGCTGA
- a CDS encoding cyanophycin metabolism-associated DUF1854 family protein, which produces MSDTIPTFNLERDAFGRLVLTDAEGERHAGVTPVRAFPLSAPGEGVSLVGSEGRELVWIDRVEALPPATRALLEQELAVRDFAPTLLKLHGVSSFGVPSTWTVSTDRGDTSFVLKAEEDIRRLEGGALLIASAHGVQFRIPDLKALDRASRKLLERFL; this is translated from the coding sequence ATGAGCGACACCATTCCCACTTTCAATCTCGAGCGCGATGCCTTCGGCCGCCTGGTGCTGACCGATGCAGAGGGCGAGCGCCATGCGGGCGTGACGCCCGTGCGCGCCTTTCCGCTCAGCGCGCCCGGCGAGGGCGTGTCGCTGGTCGGCAGCGAGGGCCGCGAACTGGTCTGGATCGACCGCGTCGAGGCCTTGCCTCCGGCGACGCGGGCGCTGCTCGAACAGGAGCTGGCGGTGCGCGACTTCGCGCCCACGCTGCTGAAGCTGCATGGCGTGTCGAGCTTCGGCGTGCCCAGCACCTGGACCGTGAGCACCGACCGCGGCGACACCAGCTTCGTGCTCAAGGCCGAGGAAGACATCCGCCGGCTCGAAGGCGGCGCACTGCTGATCGCCAGCGCCCACGGCGTGCAGTTCCGCATTCCCGACCTGAAGGCGCTCGACCGCGCCTCGCGCAAGCTGCTGGAGCGCTTTCTCTAG
- a CDS encoding MFS transporter codes for MKTSETGAHEADSRYAMLRLGLTLLVMTVGSSGMYVVSVMLPAVQAEFGIARADASLPYTLLMLGFGVGGVLMGRLADRFGVMWPLLIGALSLGVGYVACGMADGIVSFIVAQAMLVGLLGSAAAFAPLVADTSLWFVKRRGIAVAVCASGNYVAGAIWPPIAQHFIEAVGWRQTYIGMGVFCGLAMAALALCFRARPPALAAAPAGHAGHAARRRDLTRPFGFSMGTAQGLLCVAGVACCVAMAMPQVHIVAYCGDLGYGPAQGAQMLSLMLGFGVVSRLVSGAICDRIGGLRTLLLGGVLQCVALLLFLPFDGLVSLYVISALFGLFQGGIVPSYAIIVREHFPPEEAGARVGTVLMFTLFGMALGGWMSGKVFDLTGSYHAAFLNGIGWNLLNVSIAAMLLFRVRQLRLRTAAA; via the coding sequence ATGAAGACATCGGAGACAGGCGCCCACGAGGCGGATTCGCGCTACGCCATGCTGCGGCTTGGCCTCACGCTGCTGGTCATGACGGTCGGCAGCAGCGGCATGTACGTGGTCTCGGTGATGCTGCCCGCCGTGCAGGCCGAGTTCGGCATTGCGCGCGCCGATGCCTCGCTGCCCTACACCCTGCTGATGCTCGGCTTCGGCGTGGGCGGCGTGCTGATGGGGCGGCTGGCCGATCGATTCGGCGTGATGTGGCCCTTACTGATCGGCGCGCTGAGCCTCGGCGTGGGCTATGTCGCATGCGGCATGGCCGACGGCATCGTCTCCTTCATCGTGGCGCAGGCCATGCTGGTCGGCCTGCTCGGCAGCGCCGCGGCCTTTGCGCCGCTGGTGGCGGACACCTCGCTCTGGTTCGTCAAGCGGCGCGGTATCGCGGTGGCGGTGTGCGCGAGCGGCAACTATGTGGCCGGCGCCATCTGGCCGCCGATCGCGCAGCATTTCATCGAGGCGGTCGGCTGGCGCCAGACCTACATCGGCATGGGCGTGTTCTGCGGCCTCGCGATGGCGGCGCTCGCGCTCTGCTTTCGTGCACGGCCGCCGGCGCTGGCGGCCGCGCCGGCCGGCCATGCGGGCCATGCCGCTCGGCGGCGCGATCTGACACGGCCTTTCGGTTTCAGCATGGGCACGGCCCAGGGCCTGCTGTGCGTGGCGGGCGTGGCCTGCTGCGTGGCCATGGCGATGCCGCAGGTGCACATCGTGGCCTACTGCGGCGACCTCGGCTACGGCCCGGCGCAGGGCGCGCAGATGCTGTCGCTGATGCTGGGTTTCGGCGTGGTGAGCCGGCTGGTGTCGGGCGCGATCTGCGACCGCATCGGCGGGCTGCGCACGCTGCTGCTGGGCGGCGTGCTGCAGTGCGTGGCGCTGCTGCTGTTCCTGCCGTTCGACGGGCTGGTGTCGCTCTATGTGATCTCGGCGCTGTTCGGGCTGTTCCAGGGCGGCATCGTGCCGTCCTACGCGATCATCGTGCGCGAGCACTTTCCGCCCGAGGAAGCCGGTGCGCGCGTGGGCACGGTGCTGATGTTCACGCTGTTCGGCATGGCGCTGGGCGGCTGGATGTCGGGCAAGGTGTTCGACCTGACCGGCAGCTACCACGCGGCGTTTCTCAACGGCATCGGCTGGAACCTGCTGAACGTCAGCATCGCAGCGATGCTGCTGTTCAGGGTCCGGCAACTGCGGCTTCGCACCGCCGCGGCGTAG
- a CDS encoding ABC transporter ATP-binding protein/permease, producing the protein MPLSATARAATFAQVLRRVLSLSAPYFKSEEKWRARSLFLAVIGLNLGTVYVAVLLNDWSRVFFDALQNKNEPVFWTQLLRFTYIAMAGIGVAVFKFYLTQLLQVRWRAWMTRSYLSRWMANRTFYRLELARYAQKAATAEGQPANTDNPDQRIQEDMQLFTDYTVTLSMGILNSVVTLVTFVGILWSLSGQFAFNLGGHEFTVPGLMVWVAVIYCTVGTVITHFIGRPLIGLNFQQQRLEADFRHHLVRVREYSEAIALDRGDRVERGQLDTRFSSVLRNYLALIKQQKNLVTFTASFGQLAIVFPYFLAAPRFFSGAIQFGEMMQIARAFNTVQDALSWFVENYDRVAIWRATADRLTSFDDAMRAQEVPNEQLERDSAIGLRSDDLSIALPNGTSLLAGATLSVQPGDSVLLQGPSGSGKSTLFRTFAGIWPFARGHVKVPDGAVFMPQRPYVPDGTLRNALTYPNPAENYSDAELRQALVDALLPDLASRLDDSDAWSQKLSGGEQQRLSIARVLLKKPSWLFADEITSALDAEAEGVLYKRLSDRVKAAGGAMVSIAHRAAVGDFHNQRWTLVPQPEGAPAGGARYRLETAAT; encoded by the coding sequence ATGCCTTTATCTGCCACGGCGCGAGCCGCCACGTTCGCCCAAGTGCTGCGCCGCGTCTTGTCGCTCTCTGCGCCCTATTTCAAGTCGGAAGAGAAGTGGCGCGCCCGCAGCCTGTTCCTGGCCGTGATAGGGCTGAACCTCGGCACGGTCTATGTTGCGGTGCTGCTCAACGATTGGAGCCGAGTCTTTTTCGACGCCCTGCAGAACAAGAACGAGCCGGTCTTCTGGACCCAGCTGCTGCGCTTCACCTACATCGCGATGGCTGGCATCGGTGTCGCGGTCTTCAAGTTTTATCTGACGCAGCTGCTCCAGGTGCGCTGGCGCGCCTGGATGACGCGCAGCTATCTGAGCCGATGGATGGCCAACCGCACCTTCTATCGGCTGGAGCTCGCGCGCTACGCGCAGAAAGCCGCCACCGCGGAAGGCCAGCCGGCTAATACCGACAATCCGGACCAGCGCATCCAGGAAGACATGCAGCTGTTCACCGACTACACGGTGACGCTCTCGATGGGAATCTTGAACTCGGTGGTGACGCTGGTGACGTTCGTCGGCATCCTCTGGAGCCTGTCAGGGCAGTTCGCATTCAATCTGGGCGGGCATGAATTCACCGTGCCGGGGCTGATGGTCTGGGTCGCGGTTATTTACTGCACCGTGGGCACGGTCATCACCCACTTCATTGGCCGGCCGCTGATAGGACTCAACTTCCAGCAGCAGCGCCTCGAAGCAGATTTCCGCCATCACCTGGTACGGGTTCGCGAATACAGCGAGGCCATCGCGCTTGACCGCGGCGACCGCGTGGAGCGCGGCCAGCTCGACACGCGCTTTTCGAGCGTGCTGCGCAACTACCTTGCGCTCATCAAGCAACAGAAGAATTTGGTCACTTTCACCGCCTCGTTCGGGCAACTGGCGATCGTGTTTCCGTACTTCCTCGCCGCGCCCCGCTTCTTCAGCGGTGCAATCCAGTTCGGCGAGATGATGCAGATCGCCCGTGCCTTCAACACGGTGCAGGACGCGCTCTCCTGGTTTGTCGAGAACTACGACCGGGTCGCCATCTGGCGCGCCACCGCCGACCGGCTCACCAGCTTCGATGACGCCATGCGCGCCCAGGAAGTGCCCAACGAGCAGCTCGAGCGCGACAGTGCCATCGGCCTGCGCTCCGACGATCTGTCGATTGCACTGCCCAACGGCACCTCGCTGCTCGCGGGAGCGACGCTTTCGGTGCAGCCGGGCGACAGCGTGCTGCTGCAGGGGCCTTCGGGCAGCGGCAAGTCGACCCTGTTCCGCACCTTCGCCGGCATCTGGCCGTTTGCGCGCGGCCATGTGAAAGTGCCGGACGGCGCGGTGTTCATGCCGCAGCGGCCCTACGTGCCGGACGGCACCTTGCGCAACGCGCTGACCTATCCGAATCCGGCCGAGAACTACAGCGATGCCGAGCTGCGCCAGGCGCTGGTCGACGCGCTGCTGCCCGACCTTGCGAGCCGCCTCGACGACAGCGATGCCTGGAGCCAGAAGCTCTCGGGCGGCGAGCAGCAGCGCCTGTCCATCGCACGCGTGCTGCTGAAGAAGCCGTCATGGCTCTTTGCCGACGAGATCACCAGCGCGCTCGACGCCGAGGCCGAGGGCGTGCTCTACAAGCGGCTCTCCGACCGGGTGAAGGCCGCAGGCGGCGCCATGGTGTCGATCGCGCACCGCGCGGCGGTCGGCGATTTCCACAACCAGCGCTGGACGCTGGTGCCCCAGCCCGAAGGCGCACCCGCGGGCGGCGCGCGCTACCGGCTGGAGACTGCGGCCACCTAG